Proteins encoded by one window of Leopardus geoffroyi isolate Oge1 chromosome X, O.geoffroyi_Oge1_pat1.0, whole genome shotgun sequence:
- the IQSEC2 gene encoding IQ motif and SEC7 domain-containing protein 2 isoform X9 — MEPSGRSSSVEGDAPGSDLSTAVDSPGSQPPYRLSQMPPTSSHMGGPPTGVGLPWAQRARLQPASVALRKQEEEEIKRSKALSDSYELSTDLQDKKVEMLERKYGGSFLSRRAARTIQTAFRQYRMNKNFERLRSSASESRMSRRIILSNMRMQFSFEEYEKAQNPAYFEGKPASLDEGAMAGARSHRLDRGLPYGGSCGGGIDGGGSSVTTSGEFSNDITELEDSFSKQVKSLAESIDEALNCHPSGPMSEEPGSAQLEKRESKEQQEDSSATSFSDLPLYLDDPVPPPSPERLPSTEPPPQGRPEFWAPAPLPPVPPPVPPGTREDGAREEGTRRGPGCLECRDFRLRAAHLPLLTIEPPSDSSVDLSDRSDRGSVHRQLVYEADGCSPHGTLKHKGPPGRAPIPHRHYPAPEGPAPAPPGPLPPAPNSGTGPSGVAGGRRLGKCEAAGENSDGGDNESLESSSNSNETINCSSGSSSRDSLREPPATGLCKQTYQRETRHSWDSPAFNNDVVQRRHYRIGLNLFNKKPEKGIQYLIERGFLSDTPVGVAHFILERKGLSRQMIGEFLGNRQKQFNRDVLDCVVDEMDFSSMDLDDALRKFQSHIRVQGEAQKVERLIEAFSQRYCVCNPALVRQFRNPDTIFILAFAIILLNTDMYSPSVKAERKMKLDDFIKNLRGVDNGEDIPRDLLVGIYQRIQGRELRTNDDHVSQVQAVERMIVGKKPVLSLPHRRLVCCCQLYEVPDPNRPQRLGLHQREVFLFNDLLVVTKIFQKKKILVTYSFRQSFPLVEMHMQLFQNSYYQFGIKLLSAVPGGERKVLIIFNAPSLQDRLRFTSDLRESIAEVQEMEKYRVESELEKQKGMMRPNASQPGGAKDSVNGTLARSSLEDTYGAGDGLKRGALSSSLRDLSDAGVCY, encoded by the exons TGTGGAGGGTGATGCCCCAGGCAGTGACCTGAGCACAGCGGTTGATAGTCCTGGGAGCCAACCCCCCTACCGGCTGAGCCAGATGCCCCCCACCAGCAGCCACATGGGGGGCCCCCCAACTGGGGTGGGCCTTCCCTGGGCTCAACGAGCTCGCCTCCAGCCAGCCAGTGTCGCCctgaggaagcaggaggaggaggagataaaGCGCTCCAAGGCCCTATCGGACAGCTACGAACTCTCCACGGACCTGCAGGACAAGAAG GTGGAAATGCTGGAGAGGAAGTATGGGGGCTCCTTCCTGAGCCGCAGGGCCGCCAGGACCATCCAGACAGCCTTTCGCCAGTACCGCATGAACAAGAACTTTGAGCGGCTCCGCAGCTCGGCTTCAGAAAGCCGCATGTCCCGCCGCATCATCCTTTCCAATATGCGGATGCAGTTCTCCTTTGAGGAGTATGAGAAGGCACAGAACCCCGCGTACTTCGAGGGCAAGCCTGCCTCGCTGGACGAGGGTGCCATGGCTGGTGCCCGGAGCCACCGGCTTGACCGAGGGCTCCCATATGGGGGCTCCTGTGGAGGGGGCATCGATGGTGGGGGAAGCTCTGTCACCACATCTGGAGAGTTTTCCAATGACATCACAGAGCTCGAGGACTCCTTCTCTAAACAG GTAAAGTCTCTGGCTGAGTCCATTGATGAGGCCCTGAACTGCCACCCATCAGGGCCCATGTCTGAGGAGCCAGGGTCAGCCCAACTGGAGAAGCGAGAGTCAAAGGAACAGCAAGAGGACAGCTCAGCCACGTCCTTCAGTGACCTTCCCCTCTACTTGGATGACCCAGTTCCCCCACCATCCCCTGAGCgactgcccagcacagagcccccaccccagggccggCCTGAGTTCTGGGcgccagcccctctcccaccagTTCCTCCACCAGTGCCACCTGGGACCCGGGAAGACGGTGCCCGTGAGGAAGGCACTCGCAGGGGTCCTGGGTGCTTGGAGTGCCGGGATTTCCGGCTGCGGGCCGCCCACCTTCCCCTGCTTACCATTGAGCCTCCTAGTGACAGCTCCGTGGACCTGAGTGACCGCTCAGATCGCGGGTCTGTCCACCGCCAGCTGGTGTATGAGGCTGATGGCTGCAGCCCCCATGGGACCCTGAAGCACAAGGGGCCACCAGGCAGGGCCCCGATCCCACACCGCCACTACCCAGCCCCAgagggcccagccccagccccgccaGGGCCCCTGCCACCAGCCCCCAACAGTGGCACTGGGCCCAGTGGTGTGGCTGGGGGTCGGAGGTTGGGGAAGTGTGAGGCAGCAGGCGAGAACTCTGATGGTGGAGATAATGAGAGCCTGGAGAGCTCCAGCAATTCCAATGAGACCATCAACTGCAGCTCTGGCTCCTCTTCGAGGGACAGCCTGAGAGAGCCTCCAGCCACAGGCCTGTGCAAGCAGACTTACCAGCGGGAGACGAGGCACAGCTGGGACTCACCAGCCTTTAACAATGACGTGGTGCAGAGGCGGCACTACCGAATCGGCCTCAACCTCTTCAACAA GAAGCCAGAGAAGGGTATCCAGTATCTGATCGAGCGGGGCTTCCTGTCAGACACACCGGTGGGAGTGGCTCACTTTATCCTGGAACGGAAAGGCCTGAGCCGGCAGATGATAGGGGAATTCCTAGGGAACCGGCAGAAGCAGTTCAACAGAGATGTGTTGGA CTGTGTGGTGGATGAGATGGACTTCTCCTCCATGGATTTGGATGATGCACTCCGGAAGTTCCAATCCCATATCCGGGTCCAAGGCGAGGCCCAGAAAGTGGAGCGACTTATCGAAGCCTTCAG CCAGCGGTATTGTGTCTGTAACCCAGCCCTTGTGCGCCAGTTCCGGAACCCAGACACCATCTTCATCCTTGCTTTTGCTATCATCCTCCTCAATACCGACATGTACAGTCCCAGCGTCAAGGCTGAACGCAAGATGAAACTAGATGACTTCATCAAGAACCTGAGAG GGGTTGACAACGGTGAAGACATCCCCCGAGACCTCTTGGTGGGCATCTACCAGCGAATCCAGGGGCGTGAACTGCGGACCAATGATGACCATGTGTCCCAGGTGCAGGCTGTGGAGCGCATGATTGTTGGCAAGAAACCG GTCTTGTCTCTTCCTCACCGTCGACTGGTTTGCTGCTGTCAACTCTACGAGGTGCCAGATCCAAACCGCCCCCAGAGGCTAGGGTTGCATCAGCGGGAAGTCTTCCTCTTCAACGATCTCCTCGTG GTCACCAAAattttccagaagaagaagatcTTGGTGACGTACAGCTTCCGTCAGTCCTTTCCTCTGGTGGAAATGCACATGCAGCTCTTCCAGAATTCAT ACTACCAGTTTGGGATCAAGTTGCTGTCTGCAGTACCTGGCGGGGAGCGCAAAGTCCTCATCATCTTCAAtgcccccagcctccaggaccgGCTGCGCTTCACATCCGACTTGCGCGAGTCCATTGCCGAGGTGCAGGAGATGGAGAAATACCGCGTGGAGT CGGAGCTAGAGAAGCAGAAAGGTATGATGCGGCCTAATGCCTCACAGCCCGGAGGGGCCAAGGACTCAGTGAATGGCACGCTGGCCCGCAGCAGCCTGGAGGACACGTATGGGGCAGGCGATGGGCTCAAACGGGGCGCACTCAGCAGTTCTCTGCGAGACCTCTCCGATGCAG GGGTCTGTTATTAG
- the IQSEC2 gene encoding IQ motif and SEC7 domain-containing protein 2 isoform X8, giving the protein MKLTPSGRLAESSVEGDAPGSDLSTAVDSPGSQPPYRLSQMPPTSSHMGGPPTGVGLPWAQRARLQPASVALRKQEEEEIKRSKALSDSYELSTDLQDKKVEMLERKYGGSFLSRRAARTIQTAFRQYRMNKNFERLRSSASESRMSRRIILSNMRMQFSFEEYEKAQNPAYFEGKPASLDEGAMAGARSHRLDRGLPYGGSCGGGIDGGGSSVTTSGEFSNDITELEDSFSKQVKSLAESIDEALNCHPSGPMSEEPGSAQLEKRESKEQQEDSSATSFSDLPLYLDDPVPPPSPERLPSTEPPPQGRPEFWAPAPLPPVPPPVPPGTREDGAREEGTRRGPGCLECRDFRLRAAHLPLLTIEPPSDSSVDLSDRSDRGSVHRQLVYEADGCSPHGTLKHKGPPGRAPIPHRHYPAPEGPAPAPPGPLPPAPNSGTGPSGVAGGRRLGKCEAAGENSDGGDNESLESSSNSNETINCSSGSSSRDSLREPPATGLCKQTYQRETRHSWDSPAFNNDVVQRRHYRIGLNLFNKKPEKGIQYLIERGFLSDTPVGVAHFILERKGLSRQMIGEFLGNRQKQFNRDVLDCVVDEMDFSSMDLDDALRKFQSHIRVQGEAQKVERLIEAFSQRYCVCNPALVRQFRNPDTIFILAFAIILLNTDMYSPSVKAERKMKLDDFIKNLRGVDNGEDIPRDLLVGIYQRIQGRELRTNDDHVSQVQAVERMIVGKKPVLSLPHRRLVCCCQLYEVPDPNRPQRLGLHQREVFLFNDLLVVTKIFQKKKILVTYSFRQSFPLVEMHMQLFQNSYYQFGIKLLSAVPGGERKVLIIFNAPSLQDRLRFTSDLRESIAEVQEMEKYRVESELEKQKGMMRPNASQPGGAKDSVNGTLARSSLEDTYGAGDGLKRGALSSSLRDLSDAGVCY; this is encoded by the exons TGTGGAGGGTGATGCCCCAGGCAGTGACCTGAGCACAGCGGTTGATAGTCCTGGGAGCCAACCCCCCTACCGGCTGAGCCAGATGCCCCCCACCAGCAGCCACATGGGGGGCCCCCCAACTGGGGTGGGCCTTCCCTGGGCTCAACGAGCTCGCCTCCAGCCAGCCAGTGTCGCCctgaggaagcaggaggaggaggagataaaGCGCTCCAAGGCCCTATCGGACAGCTACGAACTCTCCACGGACCTGCAGGACAAGAAG GTGGAAATGCTGGAGAGGAAGTATGGGGGCTCCTTCCTGAGCCGCAGGGCCGCCAGGACCATCCAGACAGCCTTTCGCCAGTACCGCATGAACAAGAACTTTGAGCGGCTCCGCAGCTCGGCTTCAGAAAGCCGCATGTCCCGCCGCATCATCCTTTCCAATATGCGGATGCAGTTCTCCTTTGAGGAGTATGAGAAGGCACAGAACCCCGCGTACTTCGAGGGCAAGCCTGCCTCGCTGGACGAGGGTGCCATGGCTGGTGCCCGGAGCCACCGGCTTGACCGAGGGCTCCCATATGGGGGCTCCTGTGGAGGGGGCATCGATGGTGGGGGAAGCTCTGTCACCACATCTGGAGAGTTTTCCAATGACATCACAGAGCTCGAGGACTCCTTCTCTAAACAG GTAAAGTCTCTGGCTGAGTCCATTGATGAGGCCCTGAACTGCCACCCATCAGGGCCCATGTCTGAGGAGCCAGGGTCAGCCCAACTGGAGAAGCGAGAGTCAAAGGAACAGCAAGAGGACAGCTCAGCCACGTCCTTCAGTGACCTTCCCCTCTACTTGGATGACCCAGTTCCCCCACCATCCCCTGAGCgactgcccagcacagagcccccaccccagggccggCCTGAGTTCTGGGcgccagcccctctcccaccagTTCCTCCACCAGTGCCACCTGGGACCCGGGAAGACGGTGCCCGTGAGGAAGGCACTCGCAGGGGTCCTGGGTGCTTGGAGTGCCGGGATTTCCGGCTGCGGGCCGCCCACCTTCCCCTGCTTACCATTGAGCCTCCTAGTGACAGCTCCGTGGACCTGAGTGACCGCTCAGATCGCGGGTCTGTCCACCGCCAGCTGGTGTATGAGGCTGATGGCTGCAGCCCCCATGGGACCCTGAAGCACAAGGGGCCACCAGGCAGGGCCCCGATCCCACACCGCCACTACCCAGCCCCAgagggcccagccccagccccgccaGGGCCCCTGCCACCAGCCCCCAACAGTGGCACTGGGCCCAGTGGTGTGGCTGGGGGTCGGAGGTTGGGGAAGTGTGAGGCAGCAGGCGAGAACTCTGATGGTGGAGATAATGAGAGCCTGGAGAGCTCCAGCAATTCCAATGAGACCATCAACTGCAGCTCTGGCTCCTCTTCGAGGGACAGCCTGAGAGAGCCTCCAGCCACAGGCCTGTGCAAGCAGACTTACCAGCGGGAGACGAGGCACAGCTGGGACTCACCAGCCTTTAACAATGACGTGGTGCAGAGGCGGCACTACCGAATCGGCCTCAACCTCTTCAACAA GAAGCCAGAGAAGGGTATCCAGTATCTGATCGAGCGGGGCTTCCTGTCAGACACACCGGTGGGAGTGGCTCACTTTATCCTGGAACGGAAAGGCCTGAGCCGGCAGATGATAGGGGAATTCCTAGGGAACCGGCAGAAGCAGTTCAACAGAGATGTGTTGGA CTGTGTGGTGGATGAGATGGACTTCTCCTCCATGGATTTGGATGATGCACTCCGGAAGTTCCAATCCCATATCCGGGTCCAAGGCGAGGCCCAGAAAGTGGAGCGACTTATCGAAGCCTTCAG CCAGCGGTATTGTGTCTGTAACCCAGCCCTTGTGCGCCAGTTCCGGAACCCAGACACCATCTTCATCCTTGCTTTTGCTATCATCCTCCTCAATACCGACATGTACAGTCCCAGCGTCAAGGCTGAACGCAAGATGAAACTAGATGACTTCATCAAGAACCTGAGAG GGGTTGACAACGGTGAAGACATCCCCCGAGACCTCTTGGTGGGCATCTACCAGCGAATCCAGGGGCGTGAACTGCGGACCAATGATGACCATGTGTCCCAGGTGCAGGCTGTGGAGCGCATGATTGTTGGCAAGAAACCG GTCTTGTCTCTTCCTCACCGTCGACTGGTTTGCTGCTGTCAACTCTACGAGGTGCCAGATCCAAACCGCCCCCAGAGGCTAGGGTTGCATCAGCGGGAAGTCTTCCTCTTCAACGATCTCCTCGTG GTCACCAAAattttccagaagaagaagatcTTGGTGACGTACAGCTTCCGTCAGTCCTTTCCTCTGGTGGAAATGCACATGCAGCTCTTCCAGAATTCAT ACTACCAGTTTGGGATCAAGTTGCTGTCTGCAGTACCTGGCGGGGAGCGCAAAGTCCTCATCATCTTCAAtgcccccagcctccaggaccgGCTGCGCTTCACATCCGACTTGCGCGAGTCCATTGCCGAGGTGCAGGAGATGGAGAAATACCGCGTGGAGT CGGAGCTAGAGAAGCAGAAAGGTATGATGCGGCCTAATGCCTCACAGCCCGGAGGGGCCAAGGACTCAGTGAATGGCACGCTGGCCCGCAGCAGCCTGGAGGACACGTATGGGGCAGGCGATGGGCTCAAACGGGGCGCACTCAGCAGTTCTCTGCGAGACCTCTCCGATGCAG GGGTCTGTTATTAG